TGCGATCCATCATCGAAGACGAGCCGCCGACTCTCGCCGACCTCGGCGCCAGCGACACCGACCTCTCCTTCGTGATCCAACGCGGTCTCGTCAAGGACCCGAAGGAGCGCTGGATGACCATGCGGGAGCTCGGCGAAGAGCTGGCGCTCTGGTTGCAGGATCAAGGGGTGACGGAAGACGTGACCGGAGCCTCGCTGAAGCGCGGTTGGCTGGCCGACACCGAGAGTCAGCGCATCGAGCTTCCGCCCTACGTGCGCCAAGTCCTCGAAAGCGGCATCGTCCAGCCCGGCCCCCAGAGCGGCTCCAACCCGCGGATCGTCGCGCCCGTCTCGGGCTCCCAGCCTCAGATCAGCGAGCCGGACCTGGCCGCCATCGCCGACATGAACCGGGGTGGCGACCCGGAAGAGCTCCTGCTTCGAGCGACCCGGCGCCGCAACGTCGCCATCATCATCGGCCTGATCGTGACGGTGCTGGTCGCCACGCTGTTCGTGCTGATCGGCACCGGGATCATCGTCACCAGCGAGTGATCAGTCGAGCTGCTCTTTCGTCTTGAGGAAGACCAGCTTCGGCCACTCCTTCTGCGTCGTCTCCAGGTGCCAGGAGTTCCTCGCCAGGAACACCGGGGCGCCCGTGTGGTCGTCCGCCACGCTGCCGCGGTTCTGCTCCACGAAGCGCTTCAGCTCGTCCGTCTCGCCTTCCACCCAGCGCGCCGCATGCAGCTGCACCGACTCGAAGTGCACGGGCACGTCGTATTCCGTCCGAATGCGATCCGCGAGCACGTCGAACTGCAGCGAGCCCACCACGCCTACGATCCAGTTGGAACCGATGAGCGGCTTGAGCACCCGAGCCGCGCCCTCTTCCGCAATTTGCTGCAGCGCGCGACCGAGATGCTTGGCCTTGAGCGGGTCGTCCGGACGCACCCGCTGCAGGAGCTCCGGCGCGAAGCTCGGGATGCCGGTGAAACGCAGGCTCTCGCCCTCGGTCAAGGTGTCCCCGATGCGCAGCGCGCCGTGGTTCGGGATGCCGATGATGTCACCGGGGAACGCTTCGTCGGCCAGCTCGCGGTCTTGAGCCAAGAACAGCATCGGGTTGTGCACGTTCATGGTCTTGCCCGTGCGCACGTGGGAGAGCTTCATCCCGCGCTTGAAGTGTCCGGAGCACAGGCGCAGGAACGCCACCCGGTCCCGATGCTTGGGATCCATGTTTGCCTGGATCTTGAACACGAAGCCGGTAACCGGCTTTTCCGTGGGATCCACCACGCGGCTCACGGACGGCTGAGGGCGCGGCGACGGCGCGTGCTCCACCAGGCCGTCGAGCAGCTCTCGCACGCCGAAGTTCGAGAGCGCGCTCCCGAAGAACACCGGCGTCATGTGACCTTCGCGGTAAGATTGCCGATCGAACTTTGGGCACAAGCCCCGCGCCATCTCCACTTCTTCGCGCAGCGTGGCGAGGGCGTCCTCCGGCAGCATCTCGGCCAGCTTTTCATCGTCCACGCCGCGGCAGGTCA
This window of the Polyangiaceae bacterium genome carries:
- a CDS encoding peptide chain release factor 3, which codes for MPPDPISRRRTFAIISHPDAGKTTLTEKLLLFGGAIQLAGAVKARGEQRRAHSDWMKVERERGISVTVSAMTFDYGDCTFNLLDTPGHQDFSEDTYRTLTAVDSAVMVIDAAKGIEAQTLKLFEVCRLRDVPIITFVNKLDREGRDPFDLMSEIEDTLALDVTPASWPIGMGRRFLGAYDLFHDHLLLVQKGNRAVPADAVTCRGVDDEKLAEMLPEDALATLREEVEMARGLCPKFDRQSYREGHMTPVFFGSALSNFGVRELLDGLVEHAPSPRPQPSVSRVVDPTEKPVTGFVFKIQANMDPKHRDRVAFLRLCSGHFKRGMKLSHVRTGKTMNVHNPMLFLAQDRELADEAFPGDIIGIPNHGALRIGDTLTEGESLRFTGIPSFAPELLQRVRPDDPLKAKHLGRALQQIAEEGAARVLKPLIGSNWIVGVVGSLQFDVLADRIRTEYDVPVHFESVQLHAARWVEGETDELKRFVEQNRGSVADDHTGAPVFLARNSWHLETTQKEWPKLVFLKTKEQLD